A genomic segment from Agrobacterium vitis encodes:
- a CDS encoding chromosome segregation SMC family protein: MKFTKLRVVGFKSFVEPTEFIIERGLTGVVGPNGCGKSNLVEALRWVMGENSYKNMRASGMDDVIFSGSGNRPARNSAEVGLYLDNSDRTAPAAFNDSDEIQVSRRIERENGSVYRINGKEARAKDVQLLFADASTGARSPSMVGQGRIGELIQAKPQARRQLLEEAAGISGLHSRRHEAELRLRAAETNLERLEDIVAQLESQIESLKRQARQANRFKMLSADIRARDAMLLHIRWTEARQAEAEAEASLNETTSLVAARAQEQMEAAKAQAIASLQLPALRDEEVKAAASLQRLQIARSQLEEDAGRLFKRRDELTRRLLQLEEDITREQRLVDDNAEILERLAAEEAELEEVLTESGQEADDLRIALEDASASLADSEARFAAATAERAEAAAGRNQLERALRDLADKRLRLERQADEAGRELDVVAQKLSALPDPEEKREAVEAGEYAVEDAESTVAQAEEALSAARRAEALARGPVEAARSTLAALETEAKTIAKMLAASASAGEFSPVADALTVERGFETALGAALGDDLESPLDAQAPAHWAMPGPDGDDPALPAGIVALAAHVSAPQALSRRLKQIGITDADTAQRLQPDLKPGQRLVTREGAVYRWDGHVTGSEAPSAAALRLSQKNRLKALEEEVDEARIGLEDAEEQLTAAREAVTSSEAGLSEVRERQRLILRQLSEAREALSAAERASGDLLRRRAVVEEAVNGLRAQIEEAESLAEEAQIALADQADLTALDEQLRQLQMEVATGRGLVAEARARHEGFARENDQRQRRIMAIRQERQSWAQRAASASQHIATLREREAEARDEMADLDAAPDEFDEKRRLLMGELDKAEAARRAAADRLVEAEARQRQADQVAASALSALAEARERRGRAEERLLSGRERRKDAEARIQEALNVGPHEAFRLTGLKPDDAIPDLREVERDLDRLKIERERLGAVNLRADEEQKELSDKLAALIKERDDVIDAIRKLRGAIQSLNREGRERLVAAFDVVNAQFQRLFTHLFNGGTAELQLIESDDPLDAGLEILARPPGKKPQTMTLLSGGEQALTAMALIFAVFLTNPAPICVLDEVDAPLDDHNVERYCNLMDEMAASTQTRFVIITHNPITMARMNRLFGVTMAEQGVSQLVSVDLQTAEQLREAV; the protein is encoded by the coding sequence ATGAAGTTCACCAAGCTTCGGGTTGTCGGCTTCAAATCCTTCGTTGAGCCCACTGAATTTATCATTGAGCGCGGATTGACCGGTGTTGTCGGGCCGAACGGCTGCGGCAAGTCCAATCTGGTCGAGGCGTTGCGCTGGGTGATGGGGGAAAACTCCTATAAGAACATGCGCGCCTCCGGCATGGATGACGTGATCTTTTCCGGCTCCGGCAATCGCCCCGCACGCAATTCGGCGGAGGTCGGGCTTTACCTCGACAATTCAGACCGCACCGCGCCTGCTGCCTTTAACGACAGCGACGAAATTCAGGTCAGCCGTCGTATCGAGCGGGAAAACGGCTCGGTCTATCGCATCAATGGCAAGGAAGCCCGCGCCAAGGATGTTCAATTGCTGTTTGCCGATGCCTCGACCGGGGCGCGATCACCGTCGATGGTTGGCCAGGGACGTATCGGCGAGCTGATCCAGGCCAAGCCGCAGGCACGTCGGCAATTGCTGGAAGAGGCCGCTGGCATTTCCGGCCTGCATTCGCGCCGCCACGAGGCGGAACTGCGGTTGCGCGCCGCCGAAACCAATCTGGAGCGGCTGGAGGACATTGTCGCCCAGTTGGAGAGCCAGATTGAGAGTTTGAAACGTCAGGCCCGTCAGGCCAATCGCTTCAAGATGCTGTCTGCCGATATCCGCGCCCGCGATGCCATGCTGCTGCATATCCGCTGGACGGAAGCGCGGCAGGCGGAGGCCGAGGCGGAAGCCTCGCTCAATGAGACGACCTCGCTGGTGGCCGCGCGGGCGCAGGAGCAGATGGAAGCGGCCAAGGCCCAAGCCATTGCCAGCCTGCAATTGCCTGCGTTGCGCGACGAAGAGGTCAAGGCCGCCGCCTCCCTGCAACGCTTGCAGATTGCCCGCAGCCAGTTGGAAGAGGATGCCGGACGGCTGTTCAAGCGCCGTGACGAACTGACCCGGCGGCTGTTGCAGCTTGAAGAGGACATTACTCGTGAGCAGCGGCTGGTCGATGACAATGCCGAAATTCTCGAGCGGCTCGCGGCCGAGGAAGCCGAGTTGGAAGAGGTGCTGACGGAAAGCGGCCAGGAGGCCGACGATCTGCGCATTGCACTGGAAGACGCATCTGCCAGTCTTGCCGACAGTGAAGCCCGCTTTGCCGCTGCCACCGCCGAACGCGCCGAGGCGGCAGCCGGGCGCAACCAGTTGGAACGGGCGCTGCGCGACCTCGCCGACAAGCGCTTGCGTTTGGAGCGTCAGGCCGATGAGGCAGGCCGTGAACTGGACGTGGTGGCGCAAAAGCTCTCAGCCCTGCCGGACCCGGAGGAAAAGCGCGAGGCGGTGGAAGCCGGTGAATATGCCGTGGAAGACGCTGAAAGCACGGTTGCGCAAGCAGAAGAGGCTTTAAGCGCCGCCCGCCGGGCCGAGGCGCTGGCCCGTGGCCCGGTGGAGGCTGCCCGCTCTACCTTGGCGGCGCTGGAAACCGAGGCGAAAACTATTGCCAAAATGCTGGCCGCTTCAGCCAGCGCCGGAGAATTTTCGCCGGTGGCCGACGCACTGACGGTGGAGCGCGGCTTTGAAACTGCGCTGGGTGCCGCCCTTGGCGATGATCTGGAAAGCCCGCTCGACGCACAGGCTCCAGCCCATTGGGCCATGCCCGGGCCGGATGGTGATGATCCGGCTTTGCCCGCTGGCATCGTGGCGCTTGCAGCCCATGTTTCCGCGCCGCAAGCGTTGTCCCGTCGCCTGAAGCAGATCGGCATCACCGATGCCGATACCGCCCAACGCCTGCAACCGGATTTGAAACCCGGCCAGCGGCTGGTGACGCGGGAGGGGGCCGTCTATCGTTGGGATGGCCATGTCACAGGCTCTGAAGCGCCGAGTGCGGCGGCCCTTCGTCTTTCCCAGAAGAACCGCCTGAAGGCATTGGAAGAAGAGGTTGACGAGGCTCGCATCGGGCTGGAAGACGCTGAAGAACAATTGACGGCAGCGCGCGAGGCGGTGACGTCGAGCGAAGCGGGTCTTTCGGAAGTGCGTGAACGTCAGCGGTTGATCCTGCGTCAGCTGTCGGAAGCCCGCGAGGCGTTGAGCGCTGCCGAACGGGCCAGCGGCGATCTGCTGCGCCGCCGCGCTGTGGTGGAAGAGGCGGTAAACGGTCTTCGCGCCCAGATCGAAGAGGCGGAAAGCCTGGCCGAGGAAGCGCAGATTGCCCTTGCCGATCAGGCCGACCTGACGGCGCTGGATGAACAATTGCGGCAATTGCAGATGGAGGTTGCCACCGGTCGCGGACTGGTGGCCGAAGCCCGCGCCCGCCATGAAGGGTTCGCCCGCGAAAACGACCAGCGCCAGCGCCGGATCATGGCGATCCGTCAGGAGCGGCAAAGCTGGGCGCAGCGGGCTGCAAGTGCCAGCCAGCATATCGCCACGCTGCGGGAGCGCGAGGCGGAAGCCCGCGACGAAATGGCCGATCTGGACGCCGCCCCCGACGAATTCGATGAAAAGCGCCGTCTGCTGATGGGCGAGCTGGACAAGGCCGAAGCCGCACGGCGCGCCGCCGCCGACCGGCTGGTGGAGGCCGAGGCCCGCCAGCGTCAAGCCGATCAGGTCGCTGCTAGCGCCCTCTCGGCGTTGGCCGAAGCGCGCGAGCGCCGGGGCAGGGCGGAAGAACGGTTGCTGTCTGGACGCGAGCGGCGCAAGGATGCCGAGGCCCGTATTCAGGAAGCGCTCAACGTAGGCCCGCATGAGGCCTTCCGCCTGACCGGACTGAAACCCGATGACGCGATCCCGGATCTGCGCGAGGTTGAGCGCGATCTGGACCGGCTGAAAATCGAGCGCGAACGGCTGGGTGCCGTCAATCTGCGCGCCGATGAAGAACAGAAGGAATTGTCCGACAAGCTCGCAGCCCTGATCAAGGAGCGCGATGACGTGATCGACGCGATCCGCAAGCTGCGTGGCGCGATACAGAGCCTAAACCGCGAGGGCCGGGAACGGCTGGTGGCGGCGTTCGACGTGGTCAATGCCCAATTCCAGCGGCTGTTCACCCACTTGTTCAACGGTGGAACGGCGGAATTGCAGCTGATCGAAAGCGACGACCCGCTGGATGCCGGCCTGGAAATCCTCGCCCGCCCGCCCGGCAAGAAGCCGCAGACCATGACGCTGCTATCGGGCGGCGAACAGGCGCTGACGGCCATGGCGCTTATCTTCGCCGTCTTTCTCACCAATCCCGCACCGATCTGCGTGCTTGACGAAGTGGACGCTCCGCTCGACGACCACAATGTCGAGCGCTATTGCAACCTGATGGACGAAATGGCCGCCTCCACGCAGACCCGTTTCGTGATCATCACCCACAATCCCATCACCATGGCCCGCATGAACCGGCTGTTCGGCGTCACCATGGCCGAACAGGGCGTTTCGCAACTGGTGTCGGTGGATTTGCAGACGGCGGAGCAGCTACGCGAGGCTGTGTGA
- a CDS encoding Ivy family c-type lysozyme inhibitor gives MARWIPLLTALACLFAFSAAAENLSGNFLAQTVKTSKPHRDSLTGLVRGRQGIPLWVLNMVRKDDYIGLASVEMPVDAKPMQLFYACQPKRCEQSAVRVLFSADGKHAVMRIQDQAEGEIFLGTPSEAEKTALARAPG, from the coding sequence ATGGCCCGCTGGATACCGCTGCTGACCGCACTTGCCTGCCTCTTTGCGTTTTCGGCAGCAGCCGAAAATCTTTCCGGCAATTTCCTTGCTCAGACCGTGAAAACCTCCAAGCCGCACCGCGATTCGTTGACGGGGCTTGTGCGCGGACGCCAGGGTATCCCGCTCTGGGTGCTGAACATGGTCCGCAAGGATGATTATATCGGGCTCGCTTCCGTCGAAATGCCCGTTGACGCCAAGCCCATGCAATTATTCTACGCCTGCCAGCCAAAACGCTGCGAGCAAAGCGCCGTTCGTGTGCTGTTTTCCGCCGATGGCAAGCATGCGGTCATGCGTATTCAGGACCAGGCGGAAGGCGAGATCTTCCTGGGCACGCCAAGCGAGGCGGAAAAGACCGCATTGGCACGCGCTCCCGGCTGA
- the mhpT gene encoding 3-(3-hydroxy-phenyl)propionate transporter MhpT — translation MLSTTSRPGSSRIIFLVFLAAMIEGFDLQAAGVAAPKLAPVFGLTPAQMGLFFSSATFGLIFGAVSGGMISDRFGRRLGLSLALFIFGIFSLATAAVTSVEGLIAMRFLTGVGLGGALPNLVAIAVESTTPERRGRAVSIMYAGIPFGGAIASVVAMAGLHDDWRTIFIAGGIMPMLLVLPLFMMLPQLKVEKSEKTKKEGAWRQVFSADTALRSILLWTGFFFGIMVLYLLLNWLPTLLVTRGLDRQQAGLIQVIFNIAGAVGGLTGGWFLDGKRKVLNGSLCFLLLVASLVLLGLAPANFAANAIAGALIGVSVMAAQSLLYGIAPQCYAPDVRGTGVGLAVAVGRFGSVVGPLFAGGLIAAGRSPTEVLMAIVPVAVVAGIATVLLLSRLRDLPQDSTAKGVPGHATPSMVKP, via the coding sequence ATGCTGTCGACAACATCTCGACCGGGCTCGTCCCGGATCATTTTTCTGGTCTTTTTGGCGGCGATGATTGAAGGTTTCGACCTTCAGGCTGCGGGCGTGGCGGCGCCGAAACTGGCGCCGGTCTTCGGGCTGACACCCGCCCAGATGGGATTGTTCTTTTCCTCGGCGACATTTGGCCTGATCTTTGGCGCCGTTTCCGGCGGCATGATTTCCGACCGGTTCGGACGCCGTTTGGGCCTTAGCCTGGCGCTTTTCATCTTCGGGATCTTCTCGCTCGCTACGGCAGCAGTCACATCCGTGGAAGGGCTGATCGCCATGCGGTTCCTCACCGGCGTCGGCCTGGGCGGAGCGTTGCCGAACCTGGTAGCCATTGCTGTCGAGTCGACCACGCCGGAGCGCCGCGGCCGGGCCGTGTCGATCATGTATGCCGGTATTCCGTTTGGCGGGGCGATTGCCAGCGTGGTGGCCATGGCCGGCCTGCATGATGACTGGCGCACCATCTTCATTGCCGGCGGCATCATGCCGATGCTGCTCGTGCTGCCACTGTTTATGATGCTGCCGCAGCTCAAGGTCGAAAAGTCGGAAAAGACCAAGAAGGAGGGCGCCTGGCGTCAGGTGTTCTCCGCCGATACGGCGTTGCGCAGCATCCTGCTGTGGACGGGTTTCTTCTTCGGCATCATGGTGCTTTATCTTTTGCTCAACTGGTTGCCGACGCTTCTGGTCACGCGCGGGCTGGATCGCCAGCAGGCGGGCCTTATCCAGGTGATCTTCAATATTGCCGGGGCTGTGGGCGGCTTGACGGGCGGATGGTTCCTTGACGGTAAACGCAAGGTCCTCAACGGCTCGCTCTGCTTCCTTCTCCTGGTCGCGTCTCTCGTGCTGCTCGGATTGGCACCGGCCAATTTTGCCGCCAATGCCATAGCTGGCGCCTTGATCGGGGTGAGCGTCATGGCGGCCCAGTCGCTGCTCTACGGCATTGCGCCGCAATGCTACGCACCCGATGTTCGTGGCACCGGCGTGGGACTTGCCGTCGCGGTCGGACGGTTCGGTTCGGTGGTCGGCCCGCTGTTTGCCGGTGGTTTGATTGCCGCTGGACGCTCGCCGACCGAGGTATTGATGGCGATCGTGCCGGTGGCTGTTGTCGCCGGTATCGCAACCGTTCTGCTGTTGTCGCGGCTGCGCGACCTGCCGCAGGATAGCACCGCCAAGGGTGTGCCAGGACATGCAACGCCCTCCATGGTCAAGCCTTGA
- a CDS encoding SH3 domain-containing protein, protein MPEKRPLTAKGGFTQKLQEDDASSPSTDFDDLKCINALRHQKTEYGPSFSVAPRVNRRALLALLLLTPLLGAASLLAPGTAAAMPMLRQKGRVTGYPLPRFASLKSDRVRMRAGPSTDYPVRFIYEARGLPVEIIEEYDNWRQVRDSDGTSGWMSAVMLSGARTGLVAPWRGSKGDLVMLRDRPLATAAVTAQLQPRVRLKIGGCDGHWCSVSVERGGPSGFVRQGLVWGVYPGETIGN, encoded by the coding sequence ATGCCTGAGAAACGCCCCCTGACCGCCAAAGGCGGTTTCACACAAAAGCTCCAGGAGGATGACGCATCCTCGCCGTCAACAGATTTCGACGACCTCAAATGCATCAATGCCTTGAGACATCAGAAAACTGAATACGGTCCGTCATTTTCGGTGGCTCCCCGTGTGAACCGCCGCGCCCTGTTGGCCTTGCTGCTGCTGACCCCGTTGCTTGGGGCGGCAAGCCTGCTTGCGCCCGGCACGGCTGCGGCCATGCCGATGCTGCGGCAGAAGGGTCGCGTTACCGGCTATCCGCTGCCGCGCTTTGCCTCGCTGAAGTCTGACAGGGTGCGGATGCGGGCTGGCCCTTCTACCGATTACCCGGTCCGCTTTATCTACGAGGCCCGGGGCCTGCCGGTGGAAATCATTGAGGAATACGACAATTGGCGACAGGTTCGCGATAGCGACGGCACCAGCGGCTGGATGTCCGCTGTCATGCTCAGCGGTGCGCGCACCGGCCTTGTCGCCCCCTGGCGCGGCTCGAAAGGCGATCTCGTCATGCTGCGCGACCGCCCGCTTGCCACGGCTGCCGTCACCGCCCAACTCCAGCCACGGGTACGGCTGAAAATCGGTGGCTGCGATGGGCATTGGTGTTCCGTATCGGTAGAACGAGGTGGCCCTTCCGGCTTTGTCCGGCAGGGCCTGGTCTGGGGCGTCTACCCCGGTGAAACCATCGGTAATTGA
- a CDS encoding invasion associated locus B family protein, with protein sequence MSSLQTVALMLAILGFSASFASAAPRMVKQFDHWGLFSYKDGGKTVCYVLSVPSKEDPVGIDHGKNFFLIAPKKTGGVNYYPQAVMGYNVAQGSTIDVNVDDKTFQMVPKANVGWTRLEAEDAKVIAAMKQGRRMTVKTTSKRGTHTTYTYSLQGVSAALKQAQACR encoded by the coding sequence ATGTCATCACTACAAACCGTTGCATTGATGCTTGCCATTCTTGGCTTTTCGGCGAGCTTTGCATCGGCAGCACCTCGGATGGTCAAGCAGTTCGATCACTGGGGACTGTTTTCCTACAAGGATGGCGGCAAGACCGTGTGCTACGTGCTGTCCGTGCCATCGAAGGAAGATCCTGTTGGCATTGACCATGGCAAGAATTTCTTCCTGATCGCCCCGAAAAAGACCGGGGGCGTCAATTATTACCCCCAGGCCGTGATGGGCTACAACGTCGCTCAGGGCTCTACCATCGACGTGAACGTCGATGACAAGACGTTCCAGATGGTGCCGAAAGCCAATGTCGGCTGGACCCGGCTGGAAGCAGAGGACGCCAAGGTGATTGCCGCCATGAAGCAAGGCCGCCGGATGACCGTGAAGACCACCTCGAAGCGCGGCACCCACACGACCTATACCTATTCGCTCCAGGGCGTTTCGGCGGCGCTGAAACAGGCCCAGGCTTGCCGCTGA